One window of the Ignavibacteriales bacterium genome contains the following:
- a CDS encoding T9SS type A sorting domain-containing protein yields the protein MKKYVALSVFMSALAFGFLYFKAGSVKTFTEQDFRNYKIEEEKEESNLKNDQPDKAMLWYYQQRAYPNNSIPENWREEAYRHISLNNVSSSNSPNALTWTQLGPGNIGGRIRAIAVHPSDPNTVYFGAVAGGVWKSVDGGTTWTALNDFMGNLAVCALVIDPNNPNTIYAGTGEGFFNLDAIRGAGIFKSTDAGASWSQLASTNNLNFYYVNDLDYDAVNSTLYAATRKGLYSSNDGGANFTAKVTAGGNDANCMDIEIALTSPRTIYATFGLFSQAQIWQSVDAGANFVQNMTLANFGRIEMAVSKSNPAVAYASFMDLSTYGTGAIIYTTNTGNNWFYATVPGPSYAGATTYTGAQAWYDNILAVDPDNANNVLAGGIDNWKTTNGGTSWVQKTNWFSQSGAPPYAHADQHCYTFAPSNSNIVYLGNDGGIYKSTNKGETWASLNNNLFITQFYYGAVNPTGTVYAGGTQDNGTLRTTGSASWTEILGGDGGATEIDFSNTNNIYMEYVNLAFFKSTNGGASFFKAMNGIPLAGSNTYDGTSDRTQFISPFSMDPNNSSTIVAGTYRVWRTLDGAANWSAISGDLTGDGSGTSGATISTVIAAKGNPNVIYAGCSNGRVQVTTDGGSSWNLRTSGLPNLSVTRITSDPTNPATAYVTFSGYTASSKIFKTTNYGTSWTNVSGNLPNIPTNCAVVNPANGNNLFVGTDLGVFSTTDGGSNWVQDVTGMANVPVLDLDYRASDNKLFAATHGRSMYSSTLTGGGGTQTANLVYDDGTPGGGYYWNNNGQGSANRMSPTLSNATLTKMEIYITGVNSGTATYKPIVFGNNGGSPGNDLAPSLGFKTAATYPAWDATELSPLGITVNSDFYVGLKYDGVNKPTYGYDVANNGRAWDFDGTNWAAWNETYFMRATIQTVTSVAEISNEIPKEFDLSFNYPNPFNPTTRFRYSLPEGRNVKIIIYDINGSKVTELVNNYQGAGTYEVTWNGKNDIGQQVASGTYIYQVNAGNFSQTKKMILLK from the coding sequence ATGAAAAAATATGTGGCACTTAGCGTATTTATGTCTGCTTTAGCTTTTGGTTTTTTATATTTCAAAGCTGGAAGTGTTAAAACTTTTACTGAGCAGGATTTTAGAAATTATAAAATTGAAGAAGAGAAGGAAGAATCTAATTTAAAAAATGATCAACCTGACAAAGCCATGTTATGGTATTACCAGCAAAGGGCTTATCCAAACAACTCGATTCCTGAGAACTGGCGTGAAGAAGCATACAGACATATCAGTTTGAACAACGTATCCTCGTCAAATTCCCCAAATGCTTTAACCTGGACTCAACTTGGTCCGGGCAATATTGGCGGAAGAATTCGTGCAATTGCTGTTCATCCCTCAGATCCAAATACTGTTTATTTTGGAGCAGTAGCGGGTGGAGTTTGGAAATCTGTAGATGGTGGAACAACATGGACAGCATTAAATGATTTTATGGGTAATCTTGCGGTGTGTGCCCTGGTAATTGATCCGAATAATCCGAATACAATTTATGCGGGAACAGGTGAAGGATTTTTTAATCTGGACGCGATCCGTGGCGCAGGTATTTTTAAATCTACAGATGCTGGTGCAAGCTGGTCCCAACTAGCTTCTACAAACAATCTAAATTTTTATTATGTAAATGATCTTGATTATGATGCTGTAAATTCGACACTTTATGCTGCAACAAGAAAAGGATTATATTCCTCTAATGATGGTGGTGCAAACTTTACAGCTAAAGTTACAGCAGGTGGTAATGATGCAAATTGTATGGATATAGAAATTGCATTAACAAGTCCACGAACAATTTATGCAACTTTTGGTCTGTTTAGTCAAGCTCAGATTTGGCAAAGTGTGGATGCGGGAGCAAACTTTGTTCAGAATATGACACTGGCTAATTTCGGAAGAATTGAAATGGCAGTATCAAAATCAAATCCAGCTGTTGCATATGCATCTTTTATGGATTTAAGTACTTATGGAACAGGTGCAATAATATACACAACAAATACTGGTAACAACTGGTTTTATGCAACTGTTCCTGGTCCTTCTTATGCAGGAGCAACAACATATACAGGTGCTCAAGCTTGGTACGATAATATTCTTGCAGTTGATCCAGATAATGCTAACAATGTATTAGCAGGTGGAATTGATAACTGGAAGACTACAAACGGCGGTACAAGTTGGGTACAAAAAACAAATTGGTTTTCACAAAGTGGAGCTCCACCGTATGCACACGCAGATCAACATTGTTATACTTTTGCTCCATCAAATTCTAATATAGTATATCTTGGTAACGATGGTGGAATTTATAAATCCACAAATAAAGGTGAAACCTGGGCATCACTAAATAATAATCTTTTTATTACGCAATTTTATTACGGAGCTGTTAATCCAACCGGAACAGTTTATGCCGGCGGCACACAGGATAATGGAACTTTACGAACAACTGGTTCTGCTAGTTGGACTGAAATTCTTGGTGGTGATGGTGGTGCTACGGAAATTGATTTTAGCAATACAAATAATATTTATATGGAATATGTAAATCTTGCATTTTTCAAATCAACAAATGGCGGAGCAAGTTTCTTTAAAGCTATGAATGGAATTCCATTGGCAGGCTCAAATACTTATGATGGTACTTCAGATAGAACACAATTCATTTCTCCTTTTTCTATGGATCCAAATAATTCGTCTACAATTGTTGCAGGAACCTACAGAGTTTGGAGGACATTAGACGGCGCGGCTAACTGGTCTGCAATAAGTGGCGATTTAACAGGCGATGGCAGTGGTACATCAGGGGCAACAATATCAACTGTAATAGCTGCGAAGGGTAATCCCAATGTAATTTATGCTGGATGTTCAAACGGTAGAGTGCAGGTTACCACAGATGGAGGCAGTTCCTGGAATCTTAGAACTTCAGGCTTACCCAATTTATCCGTAACCAGAATTACAAGTGATCCCACTAATCCAGCTACAGCGTATGTAACTTTTTCTGGCTACACTGCATCTTCTAAAATCTTTAAGACAACTAATTATGGAACTAGCTGGACAAATGTTTCCGGAAATCTTCCAAACATCCCAACAAATTGCGCAGTTGTAAACCCAGCAAACGGAAATAATTTATTTGTTGGAACTGATCTTGGAGTTTTCTCCACTACAGACGGTGGAAGCAATTGGGTACAAGATGTAACAGGAATGGCAAATGTTCCAGTTCTTGATCTTGATTATCGTGCTTCAGATAATAAATTATTTGCCGCAACACATGGTCGAAGTATGTATTCATCAACATTAACTGGCGGCGGTGGAACGCAAACAGCTAATTTAGTTTATGATGACGGAACACCAGGTGGTGGATATTATTGGAATAATAACGGACAGGGTTCTGCAAATCGCATGTCACCTACTTTAAGTAATGCTACGCTTACAAAGATGGAAATTTATATCACAGGAGTGAATTCAGGTACAGCAACCTATAAACCTATTGTATTTGGTAACAATGGTGGATCACCCGGAAATGATCTTGCCCCATCACTTGGATTTAAAACTGCAGCTACATATCCAGCGTGGGACGCAACCGAGTTGTCTCCCTTGGGTATTACAGTAAATAGCGACTTTTATGTTGGATTAAAATATGATGGTGTGAACAAACCAACATATGGTTATGATGTTGCAAATAATGGCAGAGCATGGGATTTTGATGGAACAAATTGGGCTGCTTGGAATGAAACTTATTTTATGCGTGCAACTATCCAAACAGTTACATCGGTTGCTGAAATAAGTAATGAAATTCCAAAAGAGTTTGATTTAAGTTTTAATTATCCAAATCCTTTCAACCCAACTACTCGATTTAGATACTCTTTACCAGAAGGTAGAAATGTAAAAATAATTATTTATGATATTAATGGAAGTAAAGTAACAGAGCTTGTAAATAATTATCAAGGTGCAG
- the blaOXA gene encoding class D beta-lactamase: MKQNLSFLIVFLIASSSIFSQKIEERKDFKKYFDEYGHDGCFVLYDLKKNTFLKYNPTRCGERFIPASTFKIFNSLVGLETGAVKDQFEVFKWDSVKRFYDMWNQDIDMVNAFKYSAVWFYQELARKIGEEKMQHYISLNHYGNENISGGIDRFWLDGGLRISADEQIEMLKKLYHNKLKFSQRTMDIVKDIMFYDKTDDYIIRAKTGWAIRVEDQIGWFVGYVEKGSDVFFFAINVESKKPEEGFTSRKEITFKILKELKIL, translated from the coding sequence ATGAAACAAAACTTATCATTTCTAATCGTCTTTCTAATCGCAAGTTCATCAATCTTTTCACAAAAGATAGAAGAAAGAAAAGATTTTAAAAAATATTTTGATGAATACGGACACGACGGATGCTTTGTTCTCTATGATTTGAAAAAAAATACATTTCTAAAATACAATCCAACAAGATGTGGGGAAAGATTTATTCCCGCATCAACATTTAAGATATTTAATTCTCTTGTTGGATTAGAAACCGGTGCAGTAAAAGATCAGTTTGAAGTTTTTAAGTGGGATAGCGTAAAAAGATTTTATGATATGTGGAACCAAGATATTGATATGGTGAATGCATTTAAATATTCCGCTGTGTGGTTCTATCAAGAACTTGCTAGAAAAATCGGTGAAGAAAAAATGCAGCATTATATTTCTTTAAATCATTATGGAAATGAAAATATTAGCGGCGGCATAGATAGATTTTGGCTTGATGGAGGTTTAAGAATTTCGGCAGATGAACAAATTGAGATGTTAAAAAAACTATATCACAATAAGTTAAAATTTTCCCAAAGAACGATGGATATAGTAAAAGATATAATGTTTTATGATAAAACCGATGATTACATTATCCGTGCAAAAACAGGCTGGGCAATAAGAGTTGAGGATCAAATTGGATGGTTTGTTGGATACGTTGAAAAGGGAAGTGATGTTTTTTTCTTTGCAATAAATGTTGAATCTAAAAAACCTGAAGAAGGCTTTACTTCGCGTAAAGAAATTACTTTTAAGATTCTAAAAGAATTAAAAATTTTATAA